In Taeniopygia guttata chromosome 34, bTaeGut7.mat, whole genome shotgun sequence, the DNA window gcatcaggaactgagccatggaagctttaggcccaggtttgcctctaaatgtacaaaattaataacagtggaggggaagatggtgggacactggttctgctctaactagtgaatattttcttttttttttcttcttttctatcatgctgatgcaggttgaaatgaagcttggcacaatatccattttcttctccatttgtgaaacacggaacaaagtctgggcaagctgatgatgcagaggaaaacctgcaaatgtactggttatcctgaggctggaggatgcagttaaagccagccaaaagcaatttctggaaagtcaagcctggtgtacattttcttgagttttgcTATGCCATCTTCACCTGAgtcttataaaaaagcaaacaaaaaactcaaacaaaaacagacaaaaacccaaaaaacaaacccacacaaaccaatcaaaccaatggattaaaaaaacccaaataaaaccaaagggaatgaggagttagtattagttgtgaggatatcacagcaggcaaatggctgcttcaTACcataaaaaaccacagaaaacagctgctccaaaatatacccaacaggagaaccataaaagtgatacatagcaactttgggggcagctccccattaaggtgaaggatgagcacacagtggtacagatccagcattccccaccctccaggctgctctttgctcctgatgaaagacccttgcaggactgtggcccctctcagtgcattataaatcattcccacagctctcagttgagccactggcctttccagagcgagatccaggcacaatcctactgcctgctgagcctctctgggagatcctgagcatcttcctgcctagagccacaaaagagctcaggctctccctgactgggttttcaggggaggtttccatatccctgtgagatcTGTCCAAccctcaacacatctgattttatgtaaaacgatgtgtttgggttccttccctactcctgtgtgccagtgtgaagtcacccatgtgaatggagggtattgtgagcaggaagatgcattcctgggttgcttttttgcttcactgtcactcagctgaacagggtccttatcttagagggacttacaagaatgggtaggaattttggctctgagaggagcagaaagcacattttctgcaccacattcccaacagatgctgtttccctggcaaaacagtgactgtcattcatgttcctgggaagactgtaaagagccattcagagatgacaggtccacctggcctttggctttgtgtacctcatttcacatgtccagtttcaagggccatgaaaagaggccaccttttgccctggcagtgctgatccctcctgctgatgccctccctcagcgtgggaggaatgcagagctggtctcagagagccacagggcttgagggttcctgtgtcatgtccgtgtgttggtaaccatgattgaaccacctagttcttgtctcttatttattgaactctggttggtttctggaattggtgaaggatgtggagctgctggagccactccagggagacctttgagctccttccaatgcctgaaggtgcttgagaagacctggagagggactttggaaaaggctctggagggagagaacaagggggaatgggttcagcctgacaaaggacaggtttagaaggagagtgggaagaaatgcttttctgtgagattggaaagagcctggaacagactgaccagagaagctgtggcagctccatgcctggaggtgttccagaccaattggacagggcttggagcaacctggcatagtggaaggcggggggcatggaatgagatggtcatgaGTTCCTTCCTAAGGCAAACCATgctaggattctatgagtgggctgctgaacttggccaaaagaagagctacattgccgaggtgaagtgagaagggggattagagccacctgtgtttgccctttaaatcccttccaacatcaattctgggctctgtctctgggtatgggcacaaaggagcctttgttgttcttcagtggggctgaaatctaaatctcagcgagtgcagctcagagggtgacacgtgctgccgctggggccactgtgtggacttgttttcagaaaaatgggagatgcagaggagagagaggttcctggatacagtaactctacctacacctggaactgaggcatctgcccagggatttcatattcaccgactgggaaggaaatcgaatcagggcttgctaattttcatgaagtcaaacacctgggattcacttcagacttgcattttcctggaagaattcaacacaagcgctgtatatttatacacaggcactggacttttctgttgtttgatgagactacaatttgtcttcctcttgtggttcctgcaatccttcctctcctgaggtttgcagttgaattaccaacctctaccccaggaatattcatctgtcatattttggctattgttgttcttcaaaggaaagcaaacaatgcgATTTGaagccaggcctcttcccaggcagatttgattggaaccaagtcctgcctcagatccaatctcatctccattgttgtgtatgtctattaattttcccatcattgcttttccatttcttattcctatgcagctcagtcttgaacaacatcattcagaactacacagaagtcacatactgctgcttccctattcctatctgcttgttacctaaccccacccagctctctattgaacatctgcttttacctgggctgacaggtgtgtgttttagcagaaaatactgcaaatcagggatgcagaatttctccttactctgtgaatctgatcaaggtcctttccaatgtgtcactgaacatgtgaattctccctttctcccaacaacccccagtgctggttttggctaagataaatcagacagtgctgtttggagtcactccccacctgcttttccatctcatgcagcggctggggtaggatggctggttgggttgtgcagacattgcactgcaccttcccctgctggtgcccagcctggatcagggcaggctggatgccacatgggatccatcctttgccatgccatgcgatcctccatgcagtagggataacaaggccagcactggggaaccccaggtgctgcagcagtgatatttttgggagaaacacggagctgtgcatggccagcttgaagtctgcagtggtgtgagcaccaggcctgccatgctgagcccagggccacaagcagtgctcaccctggctgggacactgagtcaaggagctttgcaagaattgtttagcttggaaaagctCTCAAAGCTCATGGAGTCCAGCCCTCCCCGCAGCAGTGCCAAGTTCACCACTGAACCATGTctccaggtgccacatccacacctcCTTTAAATGCCTCCAGAGATGTTGACtccagtgccctgggcagcctgtgccactgctggaCTGCTCTTTGGTGAggaaattttcctaatatccaatctgaGCCTCcactggtgcaacttgaggctgtttcctcttgtcctgttggttgttacctgggagaagacactgcacacacacacacacacacacacagagagggacagatggGCACAAGGCATGGGAATTCCCTTTGACTCCTCAAGCACAAACCTAGGGGgatggtccttttttttttgcatagcaGGTAAAAACTGAAGCAGTGAGCTGTATCCTAACCAGGGAGATGGGGTAGAAAGATGCTTTGAAAGGGGATAAAACTTGCTGCCAGGCTTTCCTCCATGAGCAAGTccaatttctttctctctttttaaattttttttttcttttggttctgtGTTATTCTTCCgtgggcaggaggctgcaggcatttcaattttttcaaGTTCTTGTTACAAAAAGGGCCCAAAATATGTTCTCTTCTCAGAGGCAGTAAACAGCAAGTGCACAGTGCAGCTTCTCTAAGCCTCTCTTCTGTCTCAGGGAGAAAGGAGTTCTCCAAGCCCTAGAGCCTGAGTCACTCGCTGTGTGAGCATGAATTAACCAGGAATGTTCGAGaattatttctgaataattCATGAACCTGAATTAATCATGCATTTTAATGAATTATTCATTAATAACTCATGGAAATGAAAGGTTTATTCATGctccaaaaaacccaaggcttttccccttctcttctgctttctctccctGTAAGAAACAGACCTGAAACAAgctaagggaaaaaataatatatgtatatgggaaaagaacaggaataatagtgctgaaacaaaacaaccagGACCAAAGAATGCAAaagctctttctttcctttgcagtggggacagcaggtgGGAGCTTTCCAAGCCAGACAAAGGAGACCTGACAAGGACCTGTGGTGAAGGGACAAGCACAAGGCAAGGAAGTGTCCAGTCACCTCCTCTGCTGGAACAGGCAGCAGAGACCTGGAGAGACAGGAGACATCTTGCAAGACTCAACACCTGGAGCAGTGCTAACCAggcaaggagcagctctgttgCTATCAGGATTGtgatctctcttttttctctctctgtttttgtgtttgtgtagtTTTGTTGCTTTCCTAAGGGTAAATGAACAACTGGTTTGGGGAAGGAAGATCgctgtgttttctttaaatgttaaaGGAAAATCCCCTAGAGAGCTGTTTGGGCTGGGATTGTTTGCTGTCTGGAATGTGAGCTCTGTTTCTGAGAGGGAGAGGGCTCAGCTATGCATTTATCCCAGTTTCTGCTCTGTAGCCTTCCCTGCATTTGggagagggctgggggcagctgccTGTTTCGGGGAAGGATGTAGGGAGACAGGCACACAGATCATTTGTATATGGTGCttcctgataaaaaaaaaatcaatgccaGGGTGTGTATCAGTCAGGAGAAAAGGGCTGGAGAAAACCAGGTGTGAGactgtgccagcagggcagaCTGACAGGTCTGGGGAGAGTTACAGTTCCTGCAGGGAGCTTTGCTGCAACTGATGGTGGCTGAGATAGGGAAAGAGAAAGTTCTCCAGGGTGAACTTGAACCTTCCAAGTGAGAGGAATCAAATCCAGGCAGGACTTTAATGGGGGTgtggagagaaaacaagaaactgGAATAAATTGAGTCCTAGCTGCCCTTTCTGCCAGCTCCAACTCTCCCCTGCCTACCCCAGCTTCCTCCCATTTTCTTTGGACACTGTGGCCATTCTTCACTGGCCACAGCACATGGGCCCAGCCTTGTCCCCAGAACTCTTCTGCCAAATGCTGCTGccgagcagagcaggcaggactgGGGTGATGCTGCCTGGGCCCTTAGGAGCTGGGAAGAAACTGCTCCTGAGCTCAGCAGCCCTCggctcctcagctgctcctctggcatGGGAGATTTTGGAAATCACCACCAGCCTGGCTCTCCAGTTTTTCCGATGGTTGAagtctgcagctccaggggcagaaAGGGAAAGCTCAGTGGGCAGAGCCGTGGGCCAGGACTTAGGATCCAGCTCCTTGCAGCTTTGTTGCTTGACTGCCTTAGACATATCTATCACTggtctgtgcctcagtttccccatggGTGAAATGAAGGgaattttctgttctccttATCAAAGCATTTTGATGTTTACTGGGGAAATAATTGTGGAGGCAAGGGAACAATCATTTCCTGGAATACCCCTGGGACTTTTTGAGTGTCTTCTCTGCACTGCCTTGATatcacacagacacagccctgcactggaGCAAACTGCTGGAGATCCACTGAAGTCATTTGAGCTGTGATGGCTcacaggggcagaggagccAGCCTGTGTCTGCTCAGTGGCTTGTTCAGCATCTGCTCAAAGTGTCAGCTGTgagggctggccctgcctgaTCCCAGGTGAGACCTGCCATGGCTGTCACTGCGAAGGACACTTGGATGCACTGAAGGCATGTGGTGCTGTGCTCAGTCAGACCCAAGACAGCCTCCTAGCAAAGGGCTTTAGGACAAGGCAAGCTCAGAaaagtgggaatgggaacagagaaatgaaataacTGGTAGAGAAAATGTAAGGCCAAGTATTTTATATCTGCAGGTTGTGCTGGCCTGGGTAAAGCACATCTTGTGAACACTCCCACCCACAGGAGAGCCCAGACCCCTGTGGTGACATTCCCAcactgtccctctgctccaggtggGCAGCCCTGATGTCAGCCAAGCTCTACGTGCTCATCACTGGCCCGACGGCAGCCGGGTTATCGACATCGAGAACATCAAGGAGCCCCGCAAGCCCTTCCACCTCTGCACTGTGGGGGAGCAGGTCCTGGCCCGCTGCCCTGGATTCAGTGGGCTGTACTGGGGTGTGGGGGAAGGCATAAGTGGTAAGTGACACCCCCCTGGCCTGGGTTTGCAATctggggctgctcaggagcagaaGGAGTTTAGTACTGAAAGATCTTCTCTTCCTACAGAGCACAAAGGTATTTTGgagaagaagctgctggaagatcgacagctcctggagaagtTAAGTGAGTAAGGGCTTTTGAAAATTGCACCTTTCAACTTCCATGGAGCTTTTTGGGTGGGAGGATGCTGAGCATGTTGTAGTCCCATCATAAATTTCACATCATTGCAATCAGTGTACAAAGCACTGAGTGGGAGTGGAAGACAGACACGCTGCTGTCCCATTGCTCAGCCTGAGTATCTCCCTTCCTTTCAGAAGAAGAACCAGCTGTCCACAGCAGGATGCCatccccaccaaaaaaatccaggaaaacctTTCCAAAATGGACCTCAGGGAATGCATCCAGGAAATACCCCAGTGACAGGAACTCTCCTGCAAAGCCACTGCTGAGGGTGGCTGAGGCCAGCCTGCCCCgtgatgccagcagctcctccatcaAGGACAGGCGTGTCCTGGGAAGCGTGGCAGGGAGTCCCTGCTCACTGGCAGCTCCCCCCCACCCAGCCAGTGCCTTCACACCTCCATCCACCTTCATCACCATGGCCATGCCAGGGCCAGGGACTTCCCAGAGTGAAGAGGACAGGGCTGGCCCAGCTGCCAGAGGTAACCTTGGgttctggctctgctgcctggtcCTGAGtgacagggtgggatggggactTGCAGAGCAGTCAGAAAacctctgctttgctccagggcTGTATGGGTTTGTCTCAGGGCTACAGAGGTTAGAGACGGCATTTCCTGGTCCTTTCCACCTGGGAGATCTGTTCCAGGAGGGCTGTCTAAAGGGAGCTGCCTGTATGTAGGGTATGGTCTCTGCTCTGTCAGGCACCAGCTGTTTCCTGGGCTAGCAGTTCTCTCCCCGCAAGCCAAAAGACAATCTGAATGAATGAATGCCTGAATAACTGAAATTCCCAAAAGCCCTGTGTCTCCATTAGTCAAACCTTCTCAGATTTGCctatttccctatttttccacCCACTACTGCACCCATTAAATGCACTTATGAAAATGTGCTAGTGTCTTATTTACCTGCTGACTAACAGCAGCATCCAGAGATGATTTGGCTCTACTTGCCTTGCCCCCACCATATCATTTGCACTTAGAACAGAAGCCCTTGAGATGCCACTTTTTTCTAATAACAAATCTCCATTGATCAGTCCTGGAAAGCCTGTCTGGATCACTGCTATGCAAATGGAATAAGGTGTTGCCATGCAATCTAGCAGGGGTGCTTAGATAATATGTTCTGGAGACAGAGGGGTTCAGGACCTTTCCAACAGCTGATTTTTCAGCTTGTCTCTCACCCTTGCTGCAGATTATGTTGCCCTTCCAATGAAGAGGAAGCCAGATGGCATCTTGTCCCCGTGCCAACAGCAGATCTGTCTGAACAGGTGACACCTGAAAGCACAATAAAGAGCCTGAATGTTTCACACCACACATATTGATTTCTGTCCACACTGTCTCCATTCTCTGGCAGTGCTTGCTTTGAGTAGATGCTCATGGAGGTCAAACCCAAAGCACAGAAGATAACAGAAGTTTGTGTGGGCACACACAGCAAGAAATGAGCCTGTGCTCTGATTCCGTGGCGGGTCAGTGGGAGGTCCCCCATATCTGTGTGCCAGGGGGATGCAGAGGAGTTTGTGCACATTGAGAACCCTTCAGGTTCCCTCTCAGTCTGTTTCATTCTTGTTGCAAATGAAACCAGAATTGACTTTGCTTTGAATTCCAGATAATTCTCCTCAGGAATGGATTTGAATGTGAGCACAAAGCTGTTTGTGGCAGTGCTGTTTAACTTGCTTGTTTCTTCCAGCCGTGAGGAGCGCAAGACTGATGCTTTGCAAGAGATGGATGGCTTTGAAAGGGCTCACAAAAATGTCAGTCCTGGTGAGATGGAAAGGTAATTAGCAAAAGAAGGCACTTGTTCCTAACTGTGTTCTCCTTCTCACTACAAAAGTGAGCAGTGAGATCACAGATGGGTGACAAAGTGGGGCAATTTTAAACTCCAAAGTTGCTGAGTCTCTTTGCAATCAAGCCAGGTGTTTCTGATTGTAGGGCTTGGATTTAGAGATGCAAGAAGGCTCTAAAACAGTGCAGAAACTACAAAGCTCTTGCCTATAACAATCAAAACATGGCTGTGTGTTCCTTGTCTTACTGCTCATTACTTTGATGGCCAGTATCCAGTGATAAAATGATGCTAGGGACGGTTTTCTTGCCAAGAAATGGGTgccaaaaaaattcaagttatGGTTCTTGCATTGTCATTTCCCACAAGTCTGTTGTTTAATACCACAAATATATGTGTCCTGGGACTTGCAAGACAGGCTTTATGTCTTTCCTTTCAGATAAGAAGAAAACTGAGCATCAAAGTCTCCATGTATGCATGCCAAGGGGGAGTTGAGGGTTAAACTGAACATTCCTGAGAACTGAAAAGTCCAGATCACGTcacttttctctcctgccttaCTCCTCACCCAGGAATAGCTGGAAGGGCTGATAGTCTGTCAGAGGAgttgtcctgccctgctggcagaaGGCATCTAATCACTGCTTGGGTGGAGGAGTGACATCCAGAGTGAGGACATGGTGTCTTCTTGCCTTTGCACAAGCGACTTTAATTTTTCAGGGTGGAGAagatggagcagctggaaaggaTGGTGTTGGACCTCCAACAGGACGTCCTCTCTCTGAAGAAGAAGGTGCAGAGGCTGGAATCCCTGTCCTTCCAGGAGGAGCCCCACCAACAGCTGTGTGAGGTGGTGGAGCTCTTCAACGGCTACACCAAGGAGCAGCTCAAAGAGACCATCAGGTTTGACCAGAAAATCAGCACAGCCTACAAGACTCTGCTCTACAAACTCTTCACCTCTGACTACATCGAGAGCCACTCCATCACAGGGCGCAGGGGCAACACCTTCCGGGAGGCCAAGCCCATGATGGACGAACGCTGCATCAAAATCATCCGggtgctgctgaagcagaagTTTGGGGATCACCTCAGTGACACCGTGATCACAGAGAAGATCCAGAACGTGCAGAAAGCCCTGAGGCAGAAGTTTAAGACAGAATGTCTCTGAGGAGTGGAGAATTTGGTGTCTCCTCCTGCCATTCCgtgtgtgtccctgagcagccttCCCAGGAGAGATGAGccgagcagctgctgctcagtagATTTCCCCCAGGGAGCCAGCCCAAGTAAACCACGTGCTGAACACAGCTCAAACACTGCCAAACCTCTGCCTCCATTAACTGAGCAGGAACTGGGCCCAGCTTGGCTCGGTTTTTGCACTCTACAAGTTCCTTCCCATCCAGTCTGTGTGAGAACCTCACTGTGGGTGCATGGAATCTCCTCTACGACTCTGATGGTGCTCAAAGGCTTCAGGGCTCCATTTGAGTCCAAGAATGGGTCAGAAAGGTAGCCTTGTTCCACACTGCAGAAATGTTGGCTTTGGCATGGGGAATCCAGCTGCAGACAGCCTGTGT includes these proteins:
- the LOC140681331 gene encoding uncharacterized protein isoform X1 — its product is MPSPPKKSRKTFPKWTSGNASRKYPSDRNSPAKPLLRVAEASLPRDASSSSIKDRRVLGSVAGSPCSLAAPPHPASAFTPPSTFITMAMPGPGTSQSEEDRAGPAARDYVALPMKRKPDGILSPCQQQICLNRVEKMEQLERMVLDLQQDVLSLKKKVQRLESLSFQEEPHQQLCEVVELFNGYTKEQLKETIRFDQKISTAYKTLLYKLFTSDYIESHSITGRRGNTFREAKPMMDERCIKIIRVLLKQKFGDHLSDTVITEKIQNVQKALRQKFKTECL
- the LOC140681331 gene encoding uncharacterized protein isoform X2, which produces MDGFERAHKNVSPGEMERVEKMEQLERMVLDLQQDVLSLKKKVQRLESLSFQEEPHQQLCEVVELFNGYTKEQLKETIRFDQKISTAYKTLLYKLFTSDYIESHSITGRRGNTFREAKPMMDERCIKIIRVLLKQKFGDHLSDTVITEKIQNVQKALRQKFKTECL